One part of the Pseudomonadota bacterium genome encodes these proteins:
- the dprA gene encoding DNA-processing protein DprA, giving the protein MTRGEPKGGRHEEIRRGDPAYPRRLDALTDAPERLFVLGELPCPWGAAVGIVGSREADPPARRHAAEIAAALSAAGAIVVSGGARGIDTAAHEGAIEGGGRTVAVLGSGLGRLYPPANRPLFERIAGGFGAVATELPASTPPSRWSFPRRNRLIAALSDLVVVVQAPSSSGALITARIAGSLGVPVAAIPGTAGDPRNRGNNGLLRAGARLVESAADVLDLMNRAPLFFQLDLPEPPPRCKETPATAPADLGDDEILVLDRLGREPVHIDEIVAATGLGAARTQAALLTLELAGFAEDRGGKLFTRPG; this is encoded by the coding sequence ATGACGCGCGGCGAACCGAAAGGCGGCCGACACGAGGAGATTCGACGGGGCGATCCGGCGTATCCGCGACGCCTCGACGCGCTGACCGACGCGCCCGAGCGCCTGTTCGTCCTCGGCGAGCTCCCGTGCCCGTGGGGCGCGGCCGTCGGGATCGTGGGATCGCGCGAGGCCGATCCCCCGGCCCGGCGACACGCGGCCGAGATCGCCGCGGCGCTCTCGGCGGCCGGCGCAATCGTGGTCTCCGGCGGGGCGCGCGGGATCGACACCGCGGCCCACGAGGGCGCAATCGAGGGCGGCGGCCGGACGGTCGCGGTGCTCGGCTCGGGGCTGGGACGCCTCTACCCGCCTGCAAACCGCCCCTTGTTCGAGCGGATCGCCGGGGGCTTCGGCGCGGTCGCGACCGAGCTCCCGGCGTCGACCCCGCCGTCGCGCTGGAGCTTCCCCCGCCGCAACCGGCTCATCGCCGCGCTCAGCGACCTCGTGGTCGTCGTGCAGGCCCCGAGCAGCTCGGGCGCGCTCATCACCGCGAGGATCGCGGGAAGCCTCGGCGTGCCGGTCGCGGCGATCCCCGGCACGGCTGGCGATCCCCGCAACCGCGGCAACAACGGGCTCCTCCGGGCCGGGGCGCGGCTCGTCGAGTCCGCCGCGGACGTGCTCGACCTCATGAATCGTGCGCCTCTTTTCTTTCAACTCGACTTGCCGGAACCGCCGCCGCGATGTAAGGAGACTCCCGCGACCGCACCGGCGGATCTGGGTGACGACGAAATCCTCGTCCTGGATCGGCTGGGCCGGGAGCCGGTTCACATCGACGAGATCGTCGCGGCGACCGGGCTCGGCGCGGCACGCACGCAGGCGGCGCTGCTCACGCTGGAGCTCGCCGGGTTCGCAGAGGACCGCGGCGGCAAGTTGTTCACTCGACCCGGTTAG